One region of Corvus hawaiiensis isolate bCorHaw1 chromosome 12, bCorHaw1.pri.cur, whole genome shotgun sequence genomic DNA includes:
- the LOC125331925 gene encoding translation initiation factor IF-2-like, giving the protein MPGSGNRPAPAAGITAPGIARPRQPGSQHRESPGPGQPGSQHRESPGPGSRDHSTGNRPALGSRDHSTGNRPAPAAGITAPGIARPRQPGSQLRESPGPGQPGSQHRESPGPGSRDHSSGNRPALGSRDHSTGNRLAPAAGITAPGIARPRHPSAAALPGEPIRLRCTITGHGGQGMCSMTSEGFSNRNNPNSGNNAGKPSIIISQMGTQTHQAGPVPVLSSPEAARSLTRSQESLRARDTTATIHGLSHFTSHSCRFPTSCGRSSLRPGQEGRRQADTAHAATGGSVGRGGDEQGQDEQNWLCCPYPTQFHALSQSENVAPSYPAQPTLNDYVSSASNLLSAQNHRKMSRKTVAYK; this is encoded by the exons ATGCCCGGGAGCGGGAATcgcccggccccggcagccGGGATCACAGCACCGGGAATcgcccggccccggcagccGGGATCACAGCACCGGGAATCGCCCGGCCCTGGGCAGCCGGGATCACAGCACCGGGAATcgcccggccccggcagccGGGATCACAGCACCGGGAATCGCCCGGCCCTGGGCAGCCGGGATCACAGCACCGGGAATcgcccggccccggcagccGGGATCACAGCTCCGGGAATcgcccggccccggcagccGGGATCACAGCTCCGGGAATCGCCCGGCCCTGGGCAGCCGGGATCACAGCACCGGGAATcgcccggccccggcagccGGGATCACAGCTCCGGGAATCGCCCGGCCCTGGGCAGCCGGGATCACAGCACCGGGAATCGCCTGGCCCCGGCAGCCGGGATCACAGCACCGGGAATCGCCCGGCCCCGGCACCCCTCGGCCGCTGCTCTCCCGGGGGAGCCCATTCGGCTCCGCTGCACCATCACTGGCCATGGTGGGCAGGGCATGTGCTCCATGACCTctgagggcttttccaaccgaAACAATCCCAATTCTGGTAACAATGCAGGAAAACCATCCATCATTATTTCACAGATGGGGACCCAGACCCACCAGGCaggacctgtccctgtcctgtccagCCCGGAGGCTGCAAGGTCACTGACAAGGAGCCAAGAGTCTCTCAGGGCCAGGGACACCACTGCCACCATCCATGGCCTTAGCCACTTCACCTCCCACAGCTGCCGCTTCCCCACCTCCTGCGGGCGCTCATCCCTgaggccagggcaggagggcaggaggcag GCAGACACAGCTCATGCAGCCACGGGAGGCTCTGTGGGCAGGGGAGGTGATGAGCAAGGCCAAGATGAACAGAactggctctgctgcccttaTCCCACACAGTTCCATGCATTATCCCAGAGTGAGAATGTGGCCCCGTCCTACCCAGCGCAGCCCACACTCAATGATTACGTCTCTAGTGCATCAAACCTGCTTTCTGCtcaaaaccacaggaaaatgTCCAGAAAAACAGTGGCCTATAAATAG